Proteins encoded by one window of Syntrophales bacterium:
- a CDS encoding cob(I)yrinic acid a,c-diamide adenosyltransferase: MKFSKKGDQGETSLLGGQRVPKFDPRPETYGVLDEASSALGVARAISQSDKVKEIILSVQKDLLVMGAELSCVPEDVVKLNRRIGADDVKRIEDIIDELQKDVILKREFIYPGETVLSAQIDVGRTIIRRAERNAARLKNEGLVNNPHIHEYLNRLADMLFVLARWAERNE, translated from the coding sequence ATGAAATTTTCCAAGAAGGGTGATCAGGGAGAAACGAGTTTATTAGGAGGTCAGCGTGTACCGAAGTTTGATCCCCGACCAGAAACTTACGGAGTGCTGGATGAGGCGAGTTCTGCTCTTGGTGTAGCTCGGGCTATATCACAGAGCGATAAGGTGAAGGAGATCATTCTTAGTGTCCAGAAAGACCTCCTCGTTATGGGTGCTGAGTTATCGTGTGTACCTGAGGATGTGGTGAAGTTAAATCGCAGAATAGGTGCTGACGATGTCAAGAGGATAGAAGATATCATAGATGAGCTACAAAAGGATGTCATTCTGAAGAGGGAGTTTATATACCCGGGGGAGACGGTCCTTTCTGCTCAAATTGATGTGGGACGGACGATTATAAGAAGGGCGGAGAGGAACGCTGCCCGTTTAAAGAACGAGGGACTGGTGAATAACCCTCATATTCATGAGTATCTCAATCGTCTTGCCGATATGCTTTTCGTACTTGCCCGCTGGGCAGAAAGAAACGAGTAG
- the sixA gene encoding phosphohistidine phosphatase SixA, with protein sequence MMPLYLVQHGLSYPEGIDPNRSLTEEGKKAVERVAKIAAKFEIPVLRIIHSGKTRAAQTAEIMAKYLKPPFGILAEAGLNPNDDVLQKVPDLHPDKNEMIVGHLPFLERLVSYLITGTIEKRIVKFQNGGIVCLDREGNAPWFIKWILVAEPK encoded by the coding sequence ATGATGCCCCTTTATCTCGTCCAACACGGTCTCTCCTATCCAGAGGGAATAGATCCCAACCGCTCATTGACGGAGGAGGGTAAAAAAGCTGTGGAAAGAGTTGCAAAAATTGCAGCTAAATTCGAAATCCCAGTTTTACGTATCATTCACAGTGGCAAAACCAGAGCGGCACAAACGGCAGAAATCATGGCAAAATACCTAAAACCGCCTTTTGGCATTTTAGCTGAGGCTGGTCTCAATCCAAACGATGATGTGCTACAAAAGGTTCCTGATCTTCACCCAGACAAGAATGAAATGATTGTGGGTCATTTACCATTCTTGGAGAGATTGGTATCATACCTGATAACAGGAACGATTGAAAAGAGAATCGTAAAATTTCAGAATGGCGGTATTGTCTGCCTGGATCGTGAGGGAAATGCGCCCTGGTTTATAAAGTGGATCTTGGTGGCGGAACCCAAGTAA
- a CDS encoding radical SAM protein encodes MIERVKIPSPISGGVILSYQCTARCRYCMYACAPEWKDWISEYDLRCILEQLVGKIKPAPQGSEKVSLNYGLHFTGGEPFINFELLLNAVQFASELGIPSTFVETNCFWCTNDDITRERFAELKAKGLKGVLISVNPFYLEFIPFERTERGIGIAQEIFPGNVMVYQWEWYSVFKRSGIRGRVSFESWGMTRNSLQRVEMFLMGRSPYQLRNMYPVYPASSFFNEPCITPFLRSWHNHFDNYGNFLPGYCGGISLGDCRKLDELLREGVHLLDKPVLRFLIVDDFRGLFNYAREYGYEPEEGYVSKCHLCVDIRRFLSSVGEFSELQPREFYRLLE; translated from the coding sequence ATGATAGAGAGGGTAAAGATACCTTCGCCTATTTCGGGGGGTGTGATACTTTCGTATCAGTGCACAGCTCGTTGTAGGTATTGTATGTATGCCTGTGCACCCGAATGGAAGGATTGGATCTCCGAGTATGACCTGAGATGCATACTTGAGCAGCTTGTTGGTAAGATTAAACCGGCCCCACAGGGGAGTGAAAAAGTCAGTCTCAATTATGGTCTCCATTTCACAGGTGGAGAGCCCTTTATAAACTTTGAATTATTGTTAAATGCCGTGCAGTTTGCCTCCGAGTTAGGAATCCCTTCGACATTCGTGGAAACGAACTGTTTCTGGTGTACAAACGATGACATAACGAGAGAGAGATTTGCTGAGCTGAAGGCAAAAGGCCTAAAAGGGGTTCTCATCTCCGTTAATCCCTTTTATCTAGAATTTATACCTTTTGAACGCACTGAGCGAGGGATTGGAATCGCCCAGGAAATCTTTCCGGGAAACGTGATGGTTTATCAGTGGGAGTGGTACAGTGTATTTAAGCGTTCAGGCATCAGAGGTAGGGTTTCCTTTGAATCATGGGGTATGACGAGAAATTCTCTGCAAAGAGTGGAGATGTTCTTGATGGGTAGGTCTCCCTATCAGCTGCGCAATATGTATCCTGTTTACCCCGCCAGTAGTTTCTTTAATGAACCCTGTATTACCCCTTTTTTGAGGAGTTGGCATAATCACTTTGACAACTACGGGAATTTTCTTCCTGGTTACTGCGGAGGTATTTCTCTTGGTGATTGCCGGAAACTCGATGAGCTTTTAAGGGAAGGTGTACATTTACTGGACAAACCTGTGCTTAGGTTTCTCATTGTTGATGATTTTAGGGGATTGTTCAATTATGCCAGAGAATATGGCTATGAACCGGAGGAGGGATACGTCTCAAAGTGCCATCTTTGCGTGGATATAAGAAGGTTTCTATCAAGTGTGGGAGAATTTTCAGAGCTACAACCCCGGGAGTTTTACCGGTTACTCGAGTGA
- a CDS encoding caspase family protein has translation MNGKCESAEKYTRDRIMGGLLAMIKANENTQADICTLGDDGETCEKKGIRWYVQGGPFPGIASYSEPYIFQATFDKKTAQIKFMMDGKGRWLGPLLCASAPVTVSVISPTNVIMESSPVCSWLFFPGAYYMKFTINSLDFDKSVISGSYSVAGAGLLNIGGGSNLFRMEFKKKNALVSKDGGLAVLPPLESLPADVFVLAVPGSEGVVEKKEETTEEEKRLWENVSRENSISSYKRYLELYPKGMFQGAAKARIQALEEREIIEQDVAYWGRIKDSKNAADFDSYIERFPKGLFVDMAVASAKRLRAATSVLGELEVEEALWEKVRDSKDPEEVRKYLHRYPLGIYADQAKRRIDNLLAVRDRHDNLELRLWKKIENSRNIEDYKNYLQMYPDGLFADLAKSRIDVLLIVKTDTEEMVFWNSIRESSRPEDFREYLRRYPKGRYTDLAKMLEKQLEALKAERDEIEFWETVKDSRKLEDFVQYLQKYPKGRYAEIAKQRHDELLRIKEGANIDFGNYYALVIGIDEYKHLRKLRTARRDAEAVGALLDKEYGYGVVLLINATRKQIMDAFSKLRKSLTQRDNLLIYYAGHGYLDRDTGRGYWLPADADADSVANWISTNDISDALKAMAAKHVIVVADSCYSGTLTRGVTVTVKGSDYLRRLAEKRTRVVLTSGGVEPVLDEGGEGHSVFARLFIDVLNKNRGIMEGTRLFEELRKLVATNAPQTPEYSDLPYVGHEGGDFLFVHKQFKMLSP, from the coding sequence TTGAACGGCAAGTGTGAATCCGCTGAGAAGTATACCAGAGATAGGATAATGGGGGGACTCCTTGCCATGATTAAGGCCAATGAGAACACCCAGGCGGATATCTGTACCCTGGGGGATGATGGTGAAACATGTGAGAAAAAGGGTATTCGATGGTACGTTCAAGGGGGACCTTTCCCTGGTATTGCTTCGTACAGTGAACCATACATCTTTCAGGCAACCTTTGATAAAAAGACAGCTCAGATAAAGTTCATGATGGACGGAAAAGGTAGATGGCTTGGGCCACTACTTTGTGCCAGTGCCCCTGTAACTGTTTCTGTTATCTCACCTACAAACGTGATTATGGAAAGTAGTCCCGTTTGTTCTTGGTTGTTCTTTCCAGGGGCGTACTACATGAAATTCACGATTAACAGCCTTGATTTTGATAAAAGCGTAATCTCTGGTAGTTACAGTGTAGCCGGTGCAGGTCTCCTAAACATCGGTGGAGGTTCGAACCTCTTTCGTATGGAGTTTAAAAAGAAGAATGCCCTTGTTTCAAAGGATGGAGGTCTCGCTGTTTTGCCTCCTTTGGAGAGTTTACCGGCGGATGTATTTGTTTTGGCCGTGCCTGGTTCAGAAGGAGTGGTAGAGAAGAAAGAGGAGACAACAGAGGAAGAAAAGCGCCTATGGGAAAATGTGTCAAGGGAGAACAGTATATCGAGTTATAAAAGGTACCTGGAACTTTATCCAAAGGGAATGTTCCAGGGGGCTGCTAAGGCCAGGATCCAGGCCTTAGAGGAAAGGGAGATCATAGAACAGGATGTGGCGTATTGGGGCAGGATCAAGGATAGTAAAAACGCTGCTGATTTTGACTCCTATATAGAAAGATTTCCCAAAGGTCTCTTTGTGGATATGGCTGTAGCTTCGGCCAAGCGCCTACGTGCGGCCACCTCGGTTTTGGGTGAACTGGAGGTGGAAGAGGCATTATGGGAAAAAGTTAGGGATAGTAAGGATCCCGAAGAGGTGCGTAAATATCTGCACAGGTATCCACTGGGTATATACGCTGATCAGGCAAAGAGACGGATCGATAATCTTCTCGCAGTTAGGGATAGACACGACAATTTGGAATTGCGTTTGTGGAAGAAGATTGAGAATAGTAGGAACATAGAAGATTACAAGAATTATCTTCAAATGTACCCCGATGGATTATTTGCAGATCTCGCAAAGTCCCGCATTGATGTACTCCTGATAGTGAAAACTGATACCGAGGAGATGGTTTTCTGGAACAGCATACGAGAAAGCTCGCGGCCGGAGGATTTCCGGGAGTACCTGAGGCGGTATCCAAAGGGAAGATATACAGATCTGGCGAAAATGCTGGAGAAACAGCTGGAGGCTTTAAAAGCGGAGAGGGATGAGATTGAGTTCTGGGAAACAGTGAAAGATTCTAGAAAGTTGGAGGATTTTGTCCAGTATCTACAGAAATACCCTAAAGGGCGGTATGCAGAAATAGCCAAACAGAGACATGATGAACTGTTACGCATTAAGGAGGGTGCGAATATTGATTTTGGTAATTATTATGCACTCGTAATTGGAATCGACGAATACAAACACTTAAGAAAACTACGAACAGCTCGCCGTGATGCGGAAGCTGTAGGTGCTCTGTTAGACAAAGAGTATGGGTACGGGGTAGTTCTGCTAATCAATGCTACTCGAAAGCAGATTATGGATGCCTTCAGCAAACTGCGGAAGAGTCTTACCCAGAGGGACAATCTTCTGATCTACTATGCCGGACATGGTTACCTGGATCGGGATACGGGTAGGGGATACTGGTTGCCTGCCGATGCCGATGCCGATAGTGTGGCCAACTGGATATCTACGAATGACATTTCCGATGCCCTTAAAGCAATGGCGGCCAAGCACGTAATCGTTGTTGCCGATAGCTGTTACAGTGGTACCCTCACAAGGGGAGTAACCGTGACAGTGAAGGGTTCTGATTATCTCCGCCGTCTGGCAGAGAAGAGAACGCGGGTTGTTCTTACCTCAGGTGGTGTGGAACCCGTGCTGGATGAGGGCGGAGAGGGTCATTCTGTTTTTGCCAGACTTTTCATTGATGTACTCAACAAGAATAGAGGCATTATGGAGGGAACTCGTCTTTTCGAAGAGCTGCGAAAACTGGTAGCGACCAATGCCCCCCAGACTCCTGAATATTCTGATCTGCCTTATGTTGGTCATGAGGGGGGTGATTTTCTATTTGTGCACAAGCAGTTCAAGATGTTGTCACCATAG
- a CDS encoding PfkB family carbohydrate kinase codes for MSGCVFGLGQCSLDYIGLISSYPPPDVKCEFTNLHIEGGGPVATAMVALTRWGIPCSFTGVVGDDDFGSLILRDLAEEGVDVSRVVVRKGCYSQFAFIVAEPSNGRRTIFWQRPTGESIKPEELDLEKLKRSRMLYTDGLFVEASLFACRQAKKWGVTVFVDAGTLREGMLEMATLSDCFIVSEVFSRSLAESPRKTCEYLANLGCPFVGVTLGAEGYIALVDGQWIEGTAYKVQTVDTTGCGDVFHAGVAWGLLKGWPPGQCLDLGAWAAAMVSTKLGGRKGIPPLAELKMRYGT; via the coding sequence ATGAGCGGTTGTGTCTTTGGTTTGGGACAATGTTCTCTGGATTATATAGGACTGATTTCTTCGTATCCACCACCGGATGTGAAGTGTGAGTTTACCAATCTCCACATCGAGGGTGGTGGTCCGGTGGCGACGGCTATGGTGGCTTTAACCAGGTGGGGAATTCCATGTTCTTTCACCGGTGTTGTGGGAGATGACGATTTTGGCTCGCTGATCCTGAGAGATCTAGCGGAGGAAGGCGTGGATGTTAGCAGGGTAGTTGTGAGGAAGGGTTGCTATTCCCAGTTTGCCTTCATCGTCGCTGAGCCTTCAAATGGTCGTCGAACCATTTTTTGGCAGCGTCCCACAGGGGAATCTATTAAACCCGAAGAACTGGATCTCGAAAAGCTCAAAAGAAGCAGGATGCTCTACACTGATGGGTTGTTTGTTGAGGCCTCACTTTTTGCCTGTAGACAAGCCAAAAAGTGGGGAGTTACCGTTTTTGTTGATGCGGGGACACTAAGGGAGGGTATGCTGGAGATGGCAACGTTGAGTGATTGTTTTATAGTTTCTGAGGTGTTCTCCCGGTCCCTTGCCGAGTCACCAAGAAAAACTTGCGAATATCTCGCCAACTTGGGTTGTCCTTTTGTGGGAGTAACACTGGGTGCTGAGGGTTACATTGCCCTTGTGGATGGTCAGTGGATAGAAGGAACTGCTTACAAGGTGCAGACGGTGGACACCACGGGATGTGGTGATGTTTTTCATGCCGGTGTGGCCTGGGGACTTTTAAAAGGTTGGCCTCCTGGGCAATGTCTTGATCTCGGTGCTTGGGCAGCGGCTATGGTGAGCACCAAACTTGGTGGGAGAAAGGGTATCCCTCCGTTGGCGGAGTTGAAGATGAGATACGGTACTTAG
- a CDS encoding DUF1284 domain-containing protein: MEQVLRLRGHHLFCLQFFKGEGYSKGFVENLRKIVGRWGGEKAVLVNGADDVCKECPHLADGGCAYFGEDKIREEDRLALSLLDLHVGDTVTKRDILVKMTPRIRDTWRKNNCEGCIWEAICFPEEEE, encoded by the coding sequence ATGGAGCAAGTTTTAAGACTTAGGGGACATCACCTCTTCTGTTTGCAGTTCTTTAAGGGTGAAGGATACAGCAAGGGGTTTGTGGAAAATTTACGTAAGATAGTTGGGCGCTGGGGTGGTGAAAAAGCTGTCCTGGTAAATGGGGCAGACGACGTCTGTAAGGAGTGTCCTCATCTTGCCGATGGTGGGTGTGCTTATTTTGGTGAGGATAAGATAAGAGAAGAGGACCGTTTAGCGCTCAGTCTTTTGGATTTGCATGTGGGCGATACAGTTACCAAGAGAGATATCTTGGTTAAGATGACCCCTCGCATTAGGGATACTTGGCGGAAGAATAATTGCGAAGGATGTATATGGGAAGCTATCTGCTTTCCTGAAGAGGAGGAATAA
- a CDS encoding ACT domain-containing protein, giving the protein MIASQLSVFAENRPGKLAAVTSILAKEKINIRATTISTSDTFGVINLIVDDPERAKEALTKAGMMVRLRPVLAVLIEDRPGGLDKLTQLLAKENININNAYGFVLENRVSAVFVVDVDQLEKAEKLVEKHGFKTLDSEELAAVEPFHYKY; this is encoded by the coding sequence ATGATTGCCAGCCAACTTTCCGTCTTTGCAGAAAACAGGCCTGGAAAACTTGCCGCCGTCACATCGATCTTAGCAAAGGAGAAAATAAACATCCGGGCAACCACGATATCCACGTCAGACACATTCGGTGTCATCAACCTTATTGTAGACGACCCGGAGAGAGCCAAAGAGGCACTCACGAAAGCAGGCATGATGGTTCGTCTGCGACCTGTTCTCGCTGTACTTATTGAAGATCGACCAGGGGGGCTGGACAAACTAACGCAACTTCTGGCAAAAGAAAACATAAACATCAATAACGCGTACGGATTCGTCCTGGAAAACAGGGTAAGTGCCGTATTCGTCGTGGACGTGGATCAACTGGAGAAAGCGGAAAAGCTCGTAGAAAAGCATGGCTTTAAAACCCTAGATAGCGAAGAACTAGCAGCAGTGGAACCCTTCCACTACAAATACTGA
- a CDS encoding transcriptional regulator translates to MEDRKIKVLEAMKIAGKPVRPGDVAKTTGLDSKEVSAIIAELKKEGKVVSPKRCFYEPKN, encoded by the coding sequence ATGGAAGACAGAAAAATTAAGGTGCTCGAAGCCATGAAAATAGCAGGAAAGCCTGTGCGACCCGGTGATGTGGCGAAAACCACAGGCCTGGACAGCAAAGAAGTCTCAGCAATAATTGCAGAACTTAAGAAGGAAGGAAAGGTAGTTTCCCCCAAGCGTTGTTTCTACGAACCAAAAAACTGA
- a CDS encoding phenylacetate--CoA ligase, with translation MYWEKEIETLERRLLETLQFEKLINTLQRASKSQYYSKLFREIGFSPENIKSLDDITKIPPTTKDDLREHWPYGFIAVPKEELVRMHSSSGTTGRATIVFHTQNDLNVWTNLLARCMFMTGMRKSDVFQNMMSYGLFTGGLGFHYGAEKIGALVIPAGAGNSKRQIQLMMDFETTVIHITPSYALHLSSVFEEMHLNPRDTKLRMAYIGAEPHSEKMRQKIEEIYGIKAFNSYGLSEMNGPGVAFECPYQNGLHIWEDSFLVEVLDPKTLEPVPDCEEGELVLTTLDREGMPLLRYRTRDITKILPGDCPCGRTHRRIDRIKGRTDDMLIVKGVNIFPLQIERKLMAIPGVGKNFLIILDREDYTDIMTVKVEVEQQYFDGDIKHLEQLRRRIIDELRSEILITPRVDLVEPNTLPQTEGKAKRVIDNRKD, from the coding sequence ATGTACTGGGAAAAGGAAATAGAAACCCTCGAGCGAAGACTGCTGGAAACGCTGCAATTTGAGAAATTAATAAATACCCTTCAGAGGGCATCAAAATCGCAATACTACAGCAAACTATTCCGCGAAATAGGTTTCTCGCCGGAGAATATAAAATCGCTTGACGATATAACGAAAATTCCTCCCACAACAAAGGATGATCTCAGAGAGCACTGGCCATACGGTTTTATTGCGGTTCCAAAAGAGGAATTGGTGCGTATGCATTCATCGTCGGGAACAACGGGTAGAGCTACTATCGTATTCCATACACAGAACGACCTCAATGTCTGGACGAATCTCTTAGCCCGATGCATGTTCATGACGGGTATGAGAAAATCAGACGTCTTCCAGAACATGATGAGTTATGGATTGTTCACAGGTGGTTTGGGTTTCCACTATGGAGCGGAAAAAATAGGGGCCCTCGTTATTCCCGCCGGGGCAGGGAACAGCAAAAGGCAAATCCAGCTTATGATGGATTTCGAAACAACAGTCATACACATTACACCGAGTTATGCCCTTCATCTCTCAAGTGTCTTTGAGGAAATGCATCTCAACCCTAGAGACACCAAACTCCGCATGGCATACATCGGAGCTGAACCCCACTCTGAAAAAATGAGACAGAAGATCGAAGAAATATACGGTATTAAAGCGTTCAACTCGTACGGTCTCTCAGAAATGAACGGCCCGGGGGTAGCCTTCGAATGTCCGTATCAGAATGGTCTCCACATATGGGAGGACAGTTTTCTTGTGGAAGTCCTAGATCCAAAAACCCTCGAACCAGTACCAGACTGTGAGGAAGGAGAACTCGTTCTTACCACACTTGATCGTGAAGGTATGCCTCTCTTACGCTACCGAACCCGGGATATAACTAAAATTTTACCTGGTGACTGCCCCTGTGGCAGAACACACAGAAGAATTGACCGCATTAAAGGCAGGACAGACGACATGTTGATTGTGAAAGGTGTCAACATCTTCCCCCTGCAAATTGAGAGAAAACTAATGGCCATTCCTGGTGTTGGAAAGAACTTCCTCATCATTCTTGACCGTGAGGATTATACCGATATCATGACAGTTAAGGTCGAGGTTGAACAGCAGTACTTTGACGGTGACATCAAACACCTCGAACAACTAAGGCGAAGAATTATCGATGAATTACGCAGCGAGATTCTCATCACCCCTAGGGTAGATCTTGTGGAGCCCAATACGCTGCCACAAACAGAGGGTAAGGCCAAACGGGTAATTGACAATAGAAAAGACTGA
- a CDS encoding PTS sugar transporter subunit IIA, protein MDTLLDALQEGRLFELPENDKTHALQFLAHIIEAFPEVPAGTDIVGNVLKREQVACTALGKGWACPHARVPFDEDLKCVIGWSPQGIDYGAPDGKLVTLVVMYLVPENQRNHYLREISLLAKVLESYPGLDRIKDVKDLDDIRNYLLDLIDATKETAKPDARARMIRLQAKPSREALIFRDLTNLVVEPVTLIAVPGMKPVVLTNNPALLEWLDGLPGIVGKLENEGMYQNGGWRLLRRTAVTYQGGRVVYDCLAVKLAEPESERTK, encoded by the coding sequence ATGGATACCTTGCTTGACGCCCTTCAGGAAGGAAGGCTTTTTGAATTGCCTGAAAACGATAAAACCCACGCACTCCAATTTCTTGCCCATATTATAGAAGCGTTTCCTGAGGTACCTGCGGGGACGGATATCGTGGGCAATGTGCTGAAGAGAGAACAGGTGGCATGCACAGCGCTGGGTAAAGGATGGGCATGTCCACATGCTAGGGTACCCTTTGACGAGGATCTGAAATGTGTTATCGGTTGGAGCCCCCAAGGCATCGATTATGGTGCACCCGATGGTAAACTAGTTACTCTTGTGGTAATGTACCTCGTTCCTGAAAACCAGAGGAACCATTATCTTAGAGAAATATCCCTTTTGGCCAAGGTTCTGGAGTCATATCCGGGGTTGGATAGGATAAAAGATGTAAAGGATTTAGACGATATCAGAAATTATCTGCTTGACCTGATTGATGCCACGAAGGAAACGGCGAAACCTGATGCTAGGGCACGCATGATAAGGCTTCAGGCGAAACCTTCAAGAGAAGCCCTTATTTTCCGTGATCTTACGAACCTAGTTGTGGAACCTGTTACTCTTATTGCAGTTCCTGGCATGAAACCTGTGGTTTTGACCAATAATCCGGCGCTTCTGGAGTGGCTAGATGGATTACCGGGGATTGTGGGTAAATTGGAGAATGAAGGTATGTATCAAAACGGAGGTTGGAGATTGCTACGCAGGACTGCTGTTACCTATCAGGGTGGACGGGTGGTGTACGACTGTTTGGCAGTAAAGCTGGCAGAGCCAGAATCCGAGAGAACTAAATGA